From Chaetodon trifascialis isolate fChaTrf1 chromosome 1, fChaTrf1.hap1, whole genome shotgun sequence, one genomic window encodes:
- the LOC139332825 gene encoding WD repeat-containing protein 76-like isoform X2, translating to MATRRTKREAVVKLEQLEMTPVDLEGAVRRSARTALAPKRLMYSPEGNTAETPQKKKKRTNTHDVENSQYNRNNIKEEEEEDVQNSDVEQTSGEHGGLSAYELERLENIRQNRAFLSSISLFQVTEELKQLTRSKPSQRGLMRSQAAVKEVLPARKSLRLQNKEAEILTLPPEPRGMLIHEQFSPQKKPPGPLPMDPINMEEGSKLPSQLLELWSEDSKERKMELDLKGYRSALKNMRITEDRVAKVVKDRIFSAAFHPCTSSLLMAAGDKWGKVGLWKLGGDWDDDGVLLFEPHTRPVGCMAFSTAHPTHLLSLSYDGSLRCMDVVKAAFDDVYDIDDGLKTFDFMSHDCSTLVVGNWYGEVAMVDRRTPGNSHESLHSLDPKTLRCVSVHPLQKQYFAVAESKIVSIYDSRCLKKSKSQAVSQLQGHSLSISSAYFCPRTGNRVLTSCMDNNIRIYDTSAMTTTSPLLTSIRHDMHTGRWLTKLSAVWDPKREDCFVVGSMSRPRRVQVFHESGQLLHSFTDDEHLNTVLSVTAFHPTRNALLGGNASGRVHIFSD from the exons ATGGCGACAAGACGAACAAAACGCGAAGCGGTTGTCAAGTTAGAGCAGTTG GAAATGACTCCTGTGGACCTGGAGGGAGCAGTCCGACGATCAGCACGAACGGCCCTCGCACCAAAACGCCTCATGTACTCTCCTGAAGGCAACACAGCTgaaacaccacagaagaagaagaag agaacaaacacacacgatgTCGAAAACAGTCAATATAACAGAAACAACatcaaggaggaggaggaagaggatgttcaAAATAGTGATGTGGAACAAACATCT GGGGAACATGGAGGACTCTCAGCATATGAACTGGAGCGACTGGAGAACATCAGACAGAACCGAGCGTTCCTGTCTTCTATCAGCTTATTCCAG GTAACTGAGGAGCTGAAGCAGCTGACACGGTCAAAGCCTTCACAGAGGGGTCTCATGAG GTCTCAAGCTGCTGTCAAAGAAGTGCTGCCAGCTCGAAAATCCCTTCGTCTCCAAAATAAAGAGGCAGAGATCTTGACACTTCCCCCTGAACCCAGAGGGATGCTGATCCATGAACAG ttTTCACCACAGAAGAAGCCTCCTGGCCCTCTGCCCATGGATCCAATCAACATGGAAGAGGGAAGCAAGCTGCCTTCACAACTTCTTGAGCTCTGGTCTGAG GAttcaaaagagagaaagatggagctTGATCTGAAAGG GTACCGCTCAGCCCTTAAGAACATGAGGATAACTGAGGACAGAGTGGCCAAAGTGGTGAAGGACCGCATCTTCTCTGCTGCCTTCCACCCCTGCACCAGCAGCCTGTTGATGGCTGCGGGAGACAAGTGGGGAAAAGTTGGACTCTGGAAGCTG GGTGGTGATTGGGACGATGATGGTGTGCTGCTCTTTGAGCCCCACACTCGTCCAGTGGGCTGCATGGCGTTCTCCACAGCTCATCCCACCCACCTGCTGAGCCTTAGCTATGACGGATCTCTACGCTGCATGGATGTAGTGAAGGCTGCCTTTGATGAT GTGTATGACATCGACGATGGCCTGAAAACGTTTGACTTCATGTCACATGACTGTTCCACACTAGTGGTCGGGAACTGGTATGGAGAAGTGGCCATGGTCGATAGGCGCACCCCAGG GAATTCACACGAGTCCCTCCACTCACTGGACCCCAAGACTCTGCGTTGTGTGAGCGTCCACCCTTTGCAGAAGCAGTACTTTGCTGTGGCAGAAAGCAA GATTGTGAGTATTTACGACAGCAGGTGCCTGAAGAAGAGCAAAAGCCAGGCAGTCTCCCAGCTGCAGGGCCACTCTTTAAGCATATCCAGTGCTTATTTCTGCCCGCGTACAGGGAACAGAGTCCTCACTTCCTGTATGGACAACAACATAAG GATATATGACACATCTGCAATGACTACTACATCTCCCTTACTGACATCCATCAG ACATGACATGCACACTGGCCGCTGGCTGACcaaactgtctgctgtgtgggaCCCCAAACGGGAAGATTGTTTTGTGGTGGGGAGCATGTCGAGGCCACGGAGGGTTCAAGTGTTCCACGAAAGCGGCCAGCTGCTGCACTCCTTCACAGATGACGAGCACCTTAACACAGTGCTGTCCGTCACAGCTTTCCACCCCACAAGGAACGCCTTACTGGGCGGCAACGCATCAGGGCGCGTGCACATATTCTCTGACTGA
- the LOC139332825 gene encoding WD repeat-containing protein 76-like isoform X1, whose protein sequence is MATRRTKREAVVKLEQLQEMTPVDLEGAVRRSARTALAPKRLMYSPEGNTAETPQKKKKRTNTHDVENSQYNRNNIKEEEEEDVQNSDVEQTSGEHGGLSAYELERLENIRQNRAFLSSISLFQVTEELKQLTRSKPSQRGLMRSQAAVKEVLPARKSLRLQNKEAEILTLPPEPRGMLIHEQFSPQKKPPGPLPMDPINMEEGSKLPSQLLELWSEDSKERKMELDLKGYRSALKNMRITEDRVAKVVKDRIFSAAFHPCTSSLLMAAGDKWGKVGLWKLGGDWDDDGVLLFEPHTRPVGCMAFSTAHPTHLLSLSYDGSLRCMDVVKAAFDDVYDIDDGLKTFDFMSHDCSTLVVGNWYGEVAMVDRRTPGNSHESLHSLDPKTLRCVSVHPLQKQYFAVAESKIVSIYDSRCLKKSKSQAVSQLQGHSLSISSAYFCPRTGNRVLTSCMDNNIRIYDTSAMTTTSPLLTSIRHDMHTGRWLTKLSAVWDPKREDCFVVGSMSRPRRVQVFHESGQLLHSFTDDEHLNTVLSVTAFHPTRNALLGGNASGRVHIFSD, encoded by the exons ATGGCGACAAGACGAACAAAACGCGAAGCGGTTGTCAAGTTAGAGCAGTTG CAGGAAATGACTCCTGTGGACCTGGAGGGAGCAGTCCGACGATCAGCACGAACGGCCCTCGCACCAAAACGCCTCATGTACTCTCCTGAAGGCAACACAGCTgaaacaccacagaagaagaagaag agaacaaacacacacgatgTCGAAAACAGTCAATATAACAGAAACAACatcaaggaggaggaggaagaggatgttcaAAATAGTGATGTGGAACAAACATCT GGGGAACATGGAGGACTCTCAGCATATGAACTGGAGCGACTGGAGAACATCAGACAGAACCGAGCGTTCCTGTCTTCTATCAGCTTATTCCAG GTAACTGAGGAGCTGAAGCAGCTGACACGGTCAAAGCCTTCACAGAGGGGTCTCATGAG GTCTCAAGCTGCTGTCAAAGAAGTGCTGCCAGCTCGAAAATCCCTTCGTCTCCAAAATAAAGAGGCAGAGATCTTGACACTTCCCCCTGAACCCAGAGGGATGCTGATCCATGAACAG ttTTCACCACAGAAGAAGCCTCCTGGCCCTCTGCCCATGGATCCAATCAACATGGAAGAGGGAAGCAAGCTGCCTTCACAACTTCTTGAGCTCTGGTCTGAG GAttcaaaagagagaaagatggagctTGATCTGAAAGG GTACCGCTCAGCCCTTAAGAACATGAGGATAACTGAGGACAGAGTGGCCAAAGTGGTGAAGGACCGCATCTTCTCTGCTGCCTTCCACCCCTGCACCAGCAGCCTGTTGATGGCTGCGGGAGACAAGTGGGGAAAAGTTGGACTCTGGAAGCTG GGTGGTGATTGGGACGATGATGGTGTGCTGCTCTTTGAGCCCCACACTCGTCCAGTGGGCTGCATGGCGTTCTCCACAGCTCATCCCACCCACCTGCTGAGCCTTAGCTATGACGGATCTCTACGCTGCATGGATGTAGTGAAGGCTGCCTTTGATGAT GTGTATGACATCGACGATGGCCTGAAAACGTTTGACTTCATGTCACATGACTGTTCCACACTAGTGGTCGGGAACTGGTATGGAGAAGTGGCCATGGTCGATAGGCGCACCCCAGG GAATTCACACGAGTCCCTCCACTCACTGGACCCCAAGACTCTGCGTTGTGTGAGCGTCCACCCTTTGCAGAAGCAGTACTTTGCTGTGGCAGAAAGCAA GATTGTGAGTATTTACGACAGCAGGTGCCTGAAGAAGAGCAAAAGCCAGGCAGTCTCCCAGCTGCAGGGCCACTCTTTAAGCATATCCAGTGCTTATTTCTGCCCGCGTACAGGGAACAGAGTCCTCACTTCCTGTATGGACAACAACATAAG GATATATGACACATCTGCAATGACTACTACATCTCCCTTACTGACATCCATCAG ACATGACATGCACACTGGCCGCTGGCTGACcaaactgtctgctgtgtgggaCCCCAAACGGGAAGATTGTTTTGTGGTGGGGAGCATGTCGAGGCCACGGAGGGTTCAAGTGTTCCACGAAAGCGGCCAGCTGCTGCACTCCTTCACAGATGACGAGCACCTTAACACAGTGCTGTCCGTCACAGCTTTCCACCCCACAAGGAACGCCTTACTGGGCGGCAACGCATCAGGGCGCGTGCACATATTCTCTGACTGA